One genomic segment of Stenotrophomonas sp. 704A1 includes these proteins:
- a CDS encoding M28 family metallopeptidase translates to MPRKLLLCLAAAAALSACKGEDTPAPTPRADTAAKPASHAFSPEINAADFGEMVKTLASDAFEGRSPGSKGEELTVNYIRDQMQRIGLQPGNGDSWFQDVPMTETTADESTVLTLNQGGKTTTLKFGTDMVVGTRTGQTEVKVDASDLVFVGYGVDAPEQKWNDYAGQDWKGKTVVMFVNDPGFHVDDQTLFDGKRMTYYGRWTYKFEEAARKGAAAALIVHDTAGASYGWDVVKNSWAGPQYDLPAKDDAEPRLPVQGWLSADAAKALFAGAGLDLAQAYKDASKRGFKPVPLKATASVDLKSQVAQKQSRNVVGVLPGNTRADEAVLYMAHWDHLGKHEGETGDNIYNGAVDNATGVAGILEVAEAMAHQQPKPERSVVFLAVTLEESGLLGSKYYVAHPTFPLDKIAGVINIDAMSVAGRAKDMTVTGFGSSELEDILKPLAAAQDRTLHGETSVQSGFYFRSDHFNFAKAGVPALYADGGEDLRDGGIEAGRKAASDYGDNRYHGPKDEYDPATWKLDGTVEDLQLMYGVGKELAGGDRWPNWYEGNPFKAARDAMMKGKSPAPAAK, encoded by the coding sequence ATGCCCCGCAAACTCCTCCTGTGCCTGGCCGCTGCGGCCGCGCTCAGCGCCTGCAAAGGCGAAGACACCCCGGCGCCGACACCCCGTGCCGACACCGCCGCCAAGCCGGCTTCGCATGCGTTCTCGCCCGAGATCAACGCCGCTGATTTCGGCGAGATGGTGAAGACGCTGGCCTCGGACGCCTTTGAAGGCCGCTCGCCCGGCAGCAAGGGGGAAGAGCTGACCGTCAACTACATCCGCGACCAGATGCAGCGCATCGGCCTGCAGCCCGGCAACGGCGACAGCTGGTTCCAGGACGTGCCGATGACCGAGACCACGGCCGATGAATCGACCGTGCTCACGCTCAACCAGGGGGGCAAGACCACCACGCTGAAGTTCGGCACCGACATGGTGGTCGGCACCCGTACCGGCCAGACCGAGGTGAAGGTCGACGCCAGCGATCTGGTCTTCGTCGGCTATGGCGTGGACGCGCCGGAACAGAAGTGGAACGATTACGCCGGCCAGGACTGGAAGGGCAAGACGGTCGTGATGTTCGTCAACGACCCGGGCTTCCATGTCGATGACCAGACGCTGTTCGACGGCAAGCGCATGACCTACTACGGCCGCTGGACCTACAAGTTCGAGGAAGCCGCACGCAAGGGCGCCGCGGCCGCGCTGATCGTGCATGACACCGCCGGCGCCTCCTACGGCTGGGACGTGGTGAAGAATTCCTGGGCGGGCCCGCAGTACGACCTGCCGGCCAAGGATGACGCCGAGCCGCGCCTGCCGGTGCAGGGCTGGCTGAGCGCCGACGCAGCCAAGGCCCTGTTCGCCGGTGCCGGGCTGGATCTGGCGCAGGCCTACAAGGACGCCAGCAAGCGCGGCTTCAAGCCCGTGCCGCTGAAGGCCACCGCCTCGGTGGACCTCAAGAGCCAGGTGGCACAGAAGCAGTCGCGCAACGTGGTGGGCGTGCTGCCGGGCAACACGCGCGCCGACGAGGCCGTACTGTACATGGCGCACTGGGATCACCTGGGCAAGCATGAGGGCGAGACCGGCGACAACATCTACAACGGCGCGGTCGACAATGCGACCGGCGTGGCCGGCATCCTTGAGGTGGCCGAAGCCATGGCCCACCAGCAGCCGAAGCCGGAGCGCTCGGTGGTGTTCCTGGCGGTAACCCTGGAGGAATCCGGACTGCTGGGCTCGAAGTACTACGTCGCCCACCCGACCTTCCCGCTGGACAAGATCGCCGGTGTGATCAACATCGATGCGATGTCGGTGGCGGGGCGTGCCAAGGACATGACCGTCACCGGCTTCGGCAGCTCCGAACTGGAAGACATCCTCAAGCCGCTGGCGGCCGCGCAGGATCGCACCCTGCACGGCGAGACCTCGGTGCAGAGCGGCTTCTACTTCCGCTCCGACCACTTCAACTTCGCCAAGGCCGGCGTGCCGGCCCTGTATGCCGACGGGGGTGAAGACCTGCGCGATGGCGGCATCGAGGCAGGCCGCAAGGCGGCGTCCGATTACGGTGACAACCGTTACCACGGGCCGAAGGACGAATACGATCCGGCCACCTGGAAGCTGGACGGCACGGTTGAAGATCTGCAGCTGATGTATGGCGTCGGCAAGGAACTGGCCGGCGGCGATCGGTGGCCGAACTGGTACGAGGGCAATCCGTTCAAGGCTGCCCGCGACGCCATGATGAAGGGCAAGTCACCGGCTCCGGCAGCGAAGTAG